GTCTATTCTGTATTCTTGTGGTGTTTGAACAGCGACTATTCTCGCCCCCGTCGCCAAGTCAGCCACATGCAACACACATCGCGAGTATCCTATCTTCTCCGCTTTTCTCGCCACACCCATGGTAATGGCTGGCGCGGAAATCACCATCCTTCCGGCAGAACCTGTGACGACAGGCTTCTTCACGGGCCCCGCACCTACATAGTCAACGTCGCATCGGTCGACTTCGACGACACGTGGCTGAGCAAGCTCAGCGGCTTGCGACAGGTCCTGAATTTGAAAGAAATCGTCAGCCTTCACCAGAAACCCCTCCACAGGAGTTCCCGTATACATCCATTCTGGAGGCTGCCGCATCCTAAAAACCACATCCTCGCCCTCAAGCGTAGACAAGGTAAAAAAGTAAACAACACCATCAGAAACAGCCCTAGCCACCAACCCCGAAACATAGCCCTTAACCCATCTCCCCGCCGCAGAAGGCTGCCTAGCCACCAACCCCATCCTAAACCAAACAACCTACATAAAAACCCCCAAACCGGCAAACACCTTAAATCAAGCCATGAAAAACGGTTACCGCGCCCCGGTAGCTCAGACTGGGAGAGAGAAACAAAAGTTTCCTCCAACGCCCGGCTGAAGACCGGGATGTCGGCGGTTCAAGTCCGCCCCGGGGCAAACTTGATTTTCGCCATGTGTTCTTCACGCCACCTCAACCAAGCTGGAAAACGAAAAACTATACGATTTTTGGTCGGGTGCTGTTTTGAACCCTCCTAACTCCCGTGTATGAAATTTGGGTTTTCCCAGACTGGTACTCTGGCCCAGGGTCGAGAGGTTCTCAGTCTGTTAGATATCCGCCGTCTACGACTAATACTGAACCATTCACGTAGCTTGATAGATCTGAGGCTAGGAAAAGTATGACCCTCGCCACTTCGTCTGGTTCTCCCAACCTTTTCAAAGGTATGCGTGATATGAAATTCATACCTGTGATGAAGAATCCGAGCTGGAGTCTTTTGAGGGCTTCGTTCCTGACCTTATCTGTCCCGGGTGTATGAATTCCACCGGGCATAACGGCGTTGACCCTGAAGCCCTTTCCTCCATATTCACGTGCCAGAGCCCTGGTCAGTCCGACGAGGCCGATTTTGCTGACGCCGTAGTGGGTCAGGCCTTTGACTAGATGGATGACGGCCTCGATAGAGCTGACGTTTACTATCACACCACCCCTATCACCACGCGTTCTAACCATGTGCTGGCACATGTAGAACACGGACTTCAAGTTCACATCGAGAGTTCTCTCAAGAAAATCCTCATCAACTTCTAAGAAGTCGCGGAACTCGTATATGCCCGCGTTATTAACCAGAATGTCCGGAGCCCGCTCCTTCAGGCCGGCCCATAGTTCGTCTATCTCCCTCTTCCTGGACAGGTCTGCTTTTTTCGCCTCAACTTCAACCCCATATCTATCTTTGATGGCTGAGGCGACGCTCGTTAGGGAGGGCTCGTTGATGTCCACGAGAACCAGGCTGGCGCCAGCCTCTGCAAACCTCTCCGAGACCGACCTCCCTATCCCCGAAGCAGCCCCAGTAACCAATGCTTTTCTACCTTTCAGAGAAATTAACTCGGTCAAAGGGGGTGAAGACATGAGATTACCCCAATATTTTGTATACGATGTTTAATAAGAATGTTTCAACCGCAACATCTAACAAGCGGCCCAGCCACAATCTCGCGAATTCAATTATTTTGTGCATGCTTATGGTTCATTTTTTTAATGGACCTGGAAAAGTTAGTCATGTTTTCGACGCATGTGTTTGGAAAAATGGAGCTGGGTTAAAGATTATTGGTTGGTCTTGTGTTGTGGTTTTTGTGAGAGAGGTTGTTTCGGTGGATTGTTTGATGTCGCCTATTGGTTTGGTTTGTTTCGCTTCTACGAGGCGTGGTGTTTTTAGGGTGGTGTGGGGTGTGGGTATGAATGCATTTGTCAGGGTCCTCGTTAGGGAGGGAGTCGTTGTTGGGGACGGGGCTGCAGAGGTTAATGATTTGGTCAAGAGACAGCTTGGGGAGTATTTCGAGGGTGTGAGGCGGGTCTTTAATGTACCGATTGACCTCCGTGTTGCCGGTTTCGCGGGGAAGGTGTTGAACGTTGTCGCCTCCATCCCTTTCGGGGAGGTGCGGAGCTATAGAGATGTGGCTGTTTCTGTGGGCAGTCCAAAAGCGTACAGGGCTGTTGGAAACGCGGTCGCCCGCAACCCTGTCCCGATAATTATACCTTGCCACCGAGTAGTGAAATCCGACGGCTCAATCGGACTCTACGGGGGCGATGAGAACGTTAAGGCTTGGCTTCTACGCCACGAAGGAATAACATTATTACCTGAGAGGTTGCCAGCACTAGCGCGTCTCAAAATAGTAAAATGACATGCCGTCATCCTAGGTATGTCCATCTCTCGTTTTCTGCCTCGATAGCAGGGCTACTCCGGCCACGAGACCGGCCATCCATATCGCCAAGTCGATTGCTAATATGGTTGTGTCCACTGTCCAGTGGTCGGTCGCACCCACTATCGTGACGACCGTGTGGACTGCATATGTTAATGGTATGCCGTAGCGTATGTGGACGTTGTCGGGCCATTCATAGAGCTGTCCGATTGTGAGGGCTGCTATGGCTGCGACAGACCATGATATGGCGAAGACTGTCAGGCGGATGTTCAACCATTTAGCCTCTTATCAACCTGTTCAGCTATCTCATCTAGTGTTGGGAATCTTCGCGCCTCGTGGCGTGAGAAGATTCTTTCTCCATCTATGTAGACTTCGAAGGTTCCGCCGTCGCTTGTGTCAAGGGTGACCGAGAATTTCTTGTTGAGCCTTTGACCGTATCGGCTGAGAAGGTTTTTGGCCAGCTCTAGAGCAGTCGGTAGATGGCCGCATGGCACACAGTAAACTATTCGCACGTTCACGCCCATGTTTTCGTATGCTAGAATTTAGAGTTGTAGCTTTTTCCAAAAATGCGCTTGATGAGGTTGTGGATTTATGGGTCGTTGGTGATTGTGTGTAGAGACTTAGAGGTGGATGTTGGATAAACTAAGTTTTGTAGGAAATCGCAGTGAGGAAATGTTTACGGGTTTCAAACCTAGCAATGTGCGGAGAAATTATTAATGCCAGAGCATTATTGTATCCGCTGTTCATGGTCCTGTTTTTGAAAATGGCCGCAGCTGTCTTGATGGCCTTGGTGTTAAGCTATTACAACGCACATGTTGGTGATGGAGACTGGCCCAACATGAATCATGACCCATATGGGACAAACTACAGTCCTCAGCAAAAAATTACCAAAGATAATGTAAACCGTTTAGATGTAGTCTGGAGTATTGAGATTCCTAGGTTTATGGATGGGCTGGGCTACGGTGTCATAGGACCGCCCCTAGTTATTGACGGAGTGGTTTACCTCGCTACAAACACACCGTCAATATTGGCAGTGGAAGCATCAAACGGGAGAATCCTCTGGGAATACAGGCCTAGGCTACAAAAAATTCCTTTAACACCTCCACACATCCATGGCATAAACTATTACAACGGCTTCATACTCTACCCTTCACCAGACTGCTCGATAAAGCTGGTTGACGCATCAACAGGGACCGAAAAAGCCTCAATCGACTCCATATGTGATAACGTGCCGGGAAATGCCGGAGATTACTCTGTGGAGGCTGCGCCAGTAATGGACGTTGAACGTAATATAATTGTCTGGGGCCCGAGCGCCGCGGGTGGAACGGCGTCCGGAAGAGGGTTTGTAGCTGGCTTCTCGCTCAATGGAACGATGTTATGGCGCTTGTTTATCACACCCCCCGCCGGGGGCGACCAACTGTGGGACTTCAGATACGTTGTCGAACGCGGTGGCAGGTTCTTCGAGGGGCGAGCCAAAGGTAACGTTGAGCCGATGTTAGGGGACTGGGGCGACTTGGGTCTTCGAGACGGTAGGACAAGAGCTGGAGCGGGTCTATCTTTTGGACACATCTCGGTAGACTCTGAAAGTGGTGTAGCGTATGTGTCGACATCCAACCCGAAGCCTGACTGGAATGCAACATACAGGCCTGGTCCAAACCTCTACTCCAGCTCGGTCATAGCCATCAACATCACCACCGGTGATATGCTTTGGTTTTATCAAGTGGTGTCCCATGATTTCTATGACCATGACTGTGCATGGAACACAGTTCTAGCAAAAACTCTTAACATGGTCATCAAGGGCTGCAAAAACGGGGAATTGGTGGCGCTAAACGCTTCTAACGGTGATTTACTTTGGAGATTCAACCCACAATCACTGGTGAAAACAATTCAACCGAGCATCATGAAGAGGTGGCATAACGACCCCTCTGACCAGAGCTTCCTACAATGTCCTGGAGCATTTGGCGGAATAGAATCCGATATCGCTCTAGCCTATGGAAAAGTGTTTGTCGCGGTTATGAACCTTTGCACTGTCCATGTTCCCACGCCAGTGGAACAGTATGGGGAGGTTGTTAAAGGCTCGGTATACAACATCGCTCCAACACCCATCAACACTACGATATATGCCGTCGACCTGTCTAATGGTGAGGTGAAGTGGAGTTTCTTCGTAGACTCGGCTTACAGGGGCTGGCTTACGGCCACAGGTGGAATGGTCATAGCATCAACAGTAAACAGGGGGATGATTTTCCTTGACGCCGAGACTGGGAAACCTATACATAGCATCAGCTTAGACGGAACCTTGAGAACCGGCGCCGTCGTCGGAAGAGACGGCGAAGGCCGATACGTTATACTTCAGCTAGTCGAAAAACAAGGCCAATTCGGTGAAACAGGCTCTAAACAATTTTTAGTCGCTCTAAGTCTTGGCGAAGAGAGGACAGAACCTTGGGCTATAACATTGATCTTCATCGCTGCAGCAGTTACCTTGGTTTTCTTAAAACTCCGGCTGAGAAAAAGATGGACAAAGCTAACCCCAGTATCAAGGCTGCGAAAACATATGGTGCTAAGAGGCTGAGGTTCCAGAAAAAGTCTTTCACAGAGTCATGAACAATATCAGCTCTTCTGCTGTAGAGTGCAGACCACTGGGGGAAAACCGTCGCTCCTTGGCCCTCAGCCTCGAATTCTCTAAAGTCCCAGTTCTCGAGCTTAATACGCCAGCCTTCTGAAGTCTGCTTCAAAACATAGACAGCATAAGCCCGGCCCACGAATCGGCCGATTATGGAATTATGTCCCTCTATCTCAAGCTCGTATTCGACCCTCGAAGTCCCGTCTCCCATCAAACTACTGTTCATCCCAGCCTGTCTCAGAACCACTTTGTCTGAATTAGTTAGCACTGTGGTTAGAAACGCTCTTATGGTGTTAACACCTCTGTAGCGTCCCGCCAATCCCCCGCTTTCGCCAGACCAAACTAATTCCGCGTCACCTTCATAGTTGTTGAGAAGCATCGCTACATCCCTTCTGCCGAACGCCTCCAAATGCTCTGACACAAACTCATGAGGAGACTCCCGTAAAGTAGCCGCTGTTCCCGTTGTAATTCCTTTCGGCTGTTGCGTTGTAGCGATTAGGAAAAACGATGCAGCAGCAGAAACAAACACAATGATCGCCACGACGATGGCCGCTCGCTCCATGCTCGGTTAACAGCTCCTCTCATCCATGCTTTTAAACCACACGCAACAACACATGAAAAATGAACCAGGCCAAGAAAAAGCAGCATTCTTGAGAACAACTGAAGTTCGTCGTTGTTGTTGGCTATGTATTTCTAAACCTTGTTATCCAGGTTTGTTAAGGAGTTTTTTGCCAACTGATGTATACCTTTGGGCAGACGTGGCGGTGGTCGCCCTAGCAGAGGCATCGGCATCCAAAGTCAGAAGAAAATGAACAACACCCACTCATTTTACTATGAATGCGTTTTCCATCCTTTGAAAGGGATGACCATATCCACAGTATATTTGGCAGTATATCGTGTAGCTTCCAGGTTTGTCTGCAACAAATCTTAACGACCCGATGGCTTCTGCCGCATCCTGCAAAACCTGCTGGAAATCACGAACCTTGTGTTCTCCACCGAAGCATTTTGAGCATGTATATGTTCCCATATTGTATCCTTCTATAAAGAGTCCATGGTCTGAGTAGCCTTCAAGATGTGCTTTGACAATCTCCTGCGATATTCTCGGGTCCCCGGGCGGTAGCTCTCCTATACCCTTTCTATGGGTCCTGTTTTCATACTCAACGTATCTTCCCTCCCTAGACGATAAAACAGGGTCTCTGATTATTACGTAGGCTGGTATAAGGTTGATAACCACTTCATCCCCTCTGTTGACAACCATATATGGGATTTCGTTGAAGTTTTCGTCGTAAAAAACATAGCCCCAATAATAGGCAACAACGTAGAATGTTTTGAGAGGTCTCAGTTTGAAAGGGCTTTGGTCAAGTGTTAAGGAGGCTGAACCAAATAGTACAGCACCTGCCAAAGCTAGAAGAAGTATCCGTCTCCCATCCATTCTCTGGCCCTAGCCGCCTCTCTCGAAGTTTTGTCTAGCTTGGTCGAGGAAGCATGGACCCTGCGAACTCTGGCATCGGCCAGAATAGGCGTCGCAGAAGGTTGCAGCCGGGCATCCTGCGTCTATTGGTTCGTTGAAACAGAACTCCCATGGCTCGACTACACCGTTGGCGCTGCTTCTCGAAAGCAGCTCACAGAGCCGTGTCCCCATGTCAGGTGTGCATCTGAAAGGTGGTGCCGCTGAAAACCTTGGCTTAATCGAGTTTAGGAGAGTTTGATACTCCGAGTCTGTGAGCCTGTCTATCTCTTCGTAGACTTCATTGGGTGTTTTTCCGTTTAGCGTAGAGAAAATTGTCTCGAGGCTGGCCGGTTGCTTTTGTCCACCGTTTGCCGACAACGCTAAGCTTGGTTGGAGCTGGGCGACAGCCAGAATCAAGGCTCCCGCCGCAATCGTGGCGAACAGAACCAAGGACGTTTTGGCTTTCAAATTTCACCTTAGTTTATTTACACGTATTTATAAATATTTCCCATCATCATTTTTCTGTCATGGATACCTTCGATTGCCTCGTCGAGAGAATATCTTCCTTCTTCAGGTTTCATAATTGTTCTCCATTTGAGATTCATATTCTCCATCTCGCTGATTTTAGGGATGTCTCTGAGAGGTATTCTCTTCTAGTGATAGGAATAGAGTCCGTATATTATCTAGGCTTTCAAGGAATTTCAGGAGAGTTATTGCTGAGTATGGTGATTATATATCGTATTTGTGGTCGCCTATGCTGGAGAGATGATAGCTTTGTATGCGTCTAGGAGGGGGTCTGTCCTGAAGGCTCTAGTCGTGTAAGATTGACCTGCTTATTGGTTTGTGCTGAGGACCTTAGAGACCATCATGCGGCTGCCGTGGAACATGTCCAAGCTACGGCGAGAACATTTACATTAAGGCTTTTTTATTACACCATAAACAGACAGAGATCAGAACAACACCAAAAACTGGATTTAAATATAGCTCCTTATTCTGACACTACTTTTAGACATTAGCAATATTAATATCTAACTGTCCTAATGAGATTTTCGGAAACTTTGCTGGATGTTCTAAATCTAGTTAAAAAATTTGGGCGAGTGATTGCAGTTGACGGGGTCACGTTTAATGTCGAGAAGGGTGAATGCCTGGCTCTTCTAGGACCCAGCGGCTGCGGCAAAACAACAACCCTCCGATGTGTCGCAGGCCTCGAGAAAGCCGATATGGGAGAGATACGGATAGGAGACCGGGTTGTGTTTTCGAAGGATACTTTCCTACCGCCAGAGAAAAGAGGTGTTGGAATGGTTTTCCAAAGCTACGCTCTGTGGCCGCATATGACCGTTTTCGACAACGTCGCCTATCCGCTGAAAATTAGAAAATATCAAAAAACAGAGATAAAAAACAGGGTTAGTCATGCCCTTGAACTGGTTGGCCTCGCAGGATTTGAGAACAGGTATCCGAGCCAGTTGAGCGGCGGACAGCAGCAGCGGGTGGCACTTGCTAGAGCCATAGTGTATGAGCCGAGCCTAATTTTGTTGGACGAGCCGTTAAGCAACTTGGACGCTAAACTACGGGAGAAGATGAGGGTGGAGCTGAAGAGGCTTCTCAAAAAAATCGGCTTAACCACGCTCTATGTAACACATGACCAGGAAGAAGCCTTCGTCATCGCTGACAAAGTCGCTGTCATGAATAACGGAAAGATAATGCAAATGGGCAAACCCCTGGAAATATATGAAAGACCTATCAACAGCTTCGTCGCAGAATTCATAGGACGAGCAAACCTGATTGAGGCCAGAGTTGTTGAGAGAGGGGACAATTCTGGCATGGGCTTGATATCCTTAAGAAAACTCGGCGACATTATGCTACAGTGCCGTGTTCCCGAATACATTGGAACAGAATGCATAGCCGTTATAAGGTCCAACGAAATAGCCATTCGAAGCAGCGGGCGGGAAAATGGGTTAAACACATTGACCGGCCATGTTTCATTCATCGAGTTCCGGGGGCAGTATATTGACCTGAGAGTGGACGTCGGCAACGGAGTGGAGATGGTTGTCAGCACTCATCGGTTCTGCGGAGTTGCAAACATCGAGGAACTTAGCGTCGGTAAAAAAGTGCACCTCTACATCGAGCCTGATGCAATAACCTTAACCCAGTAGGTGACAACATGTTAAAACATTTTTACGGCGTTTGATGCGGCGAGGGAGATTATGTGGTTGACGGTGATCATCCTTTTTGGAAAAGATATTAATGCCCAGTGTGTTTTCCATCCTGTTGACGGGAGAAAGAATCCTACTTGGTTTCAACAAGTTCGCTTTTCACTGGTTCTTTCCCGAGCTCGTTGCTTTAGAGCATGGGTTTTTTGGTGAGAACGGTCTGAGATGCGAGTTGGTGGAGTTGAGGGGTGGAGGGGTGGAAAAGTCAGACCTCTACGTGGATGCTTTGAGAACAGGTAAAACAGATTTTTACCACTGCGGCGAATGGGTGGGTGTTGTCAGGGTTTTAAAGAACACGGCGGGGAAAATTGTCGCGCAGTCCAAGCCCGCACCCGGTACGCTCAACTCTTCTTTCACAATATTTGTTAGACAGGATTCAGGAATCTCGTCGCCAAGGGATTTGGCTGGTAAGTCGATAGCGGTTGAAGCGGGAACAGGCTCTTTTTACGCCGCCCGCATGGATTTAGAGCCTTATGTGAAGAGTGAGGAGATAAGGCTGATCAGCGTGTCGGAGCCTCATGCTAGGCTGAAGGCTTTGATGGATGGACGTGTAAGCGCGGCAAGTCTTCTCGGGCCTTGGACGAAGATAGCTGTAAAACTTGGACTCAAGCCTGTTTTAACCACTAAACGGGACAACCCCACTCTTCTCATCGTCTCCGACCGTCTCGGCGACGAAACGGTTGTAAGGCTTATCAAATCTATTAACAAAGCAGTTGAAAAAATTAACTCAGACCCCTCGGCGTACAGTGATTTGTACATGGATTATCTTAGGCAAGTGGTTGACGAGGGCGGATTGGACAGCAGATGGCTGGACAGCTTAGACAAAGACTCCCTTGTAGATAGATGGAGTACCTGGGAACCATATTCATACAGTCGCTTGTATCAAGTTTCGCGCTGGATGTTGGAGAGAGGGCTTGTTTCCACGGTGCCTGACAACAATGTTGTGAGGAGTCTGCGGATTTAAATTGTTTTTTCCCGGATGATTCTGAAGCCGAATCTGTGAGCTATGAACAGAAGGCACATAAGTGTTGTTGTGTAGATAAGTCCTCCAGCAACGACGGTTAATTTCTCGCCCGTGTTCCATAGGGCGAAAAGGGTTGTTGATAGAACTGTGGAGTTGTGTGTGACCAGCAGGACAGCGACACCTAGGTCTGTTATCGTTCTGATGAAAACATAGAGAGCTGCTGATGAAACAGCTGTTCGCAACAGCGGTATAGTTATTCGCGTGATTGTTGTAAAAACTCCTCCGCCGTGAACTATAGCCGAATCCTCTAAGTCTCTGTGAATCTGCAGAAGCGAGCCAGACAGGAATCTTATAACCAGCGGGATGTATCTTAGGCTGTAAGCGTAAACAAGGGCCCAGATAGTTCCGTATAAACCTATGTCGATGTAGATGACTGACCAGAAGATACCCACGGCAAGCACAATAGGGGGAAAGGCAAGTGGAATAGATAATAATGTGGTGAGGGCTCTTCCCCCGCGTATTGGTCTTCTAACACTAAAGTATGTTCCAAGAAACCCTATTCCAACAGCTAACGCAGTTGAGGAAAATGAAACCACTAAACTGTTTACAAATGCTTGGCTTGTTGTTGGATAGTTGAAGAATTTTATGTAGTTGTCCAAAGTGATGTTCGTGAATAGATACTCCGGGTTCCAGTATTTTTGGAAGGATGCTGCTGCTAAAGTGGCTATCAAGGGTATGGGATGTATCAAGAGATATCCAATCAAGATCAACGTTCCTAGGGGCCTGTATTTTCCAAGGCTTAACTCGGCGACTATACCTGTTTTCCCGGTCAGCGTCTCGTATCTATCGGCTTTTTTTGAAAACCAGTTGTAGACAATAATCAGCAGAATGGATATGGTTAACAAAGTTGTAGCGTAGGCTGTTGCCGAACCGTATCTTGGAGGAACCTCGCTCACCAACTGTGAGTATATTGTTGTGGTTATCACGTAGACGCCCGACGGTATGCCTATTATGGCAGGTGTATCAAAGGCTTCGAGGGCTACTATGAAGCAGTAAAGGAATGCTGACGCGATGGATGGGGCGCTGAGAGGAAGCACTATACGTTTATAAACTTGGAACAACCCTCCGCCGGATATTCTCCCAATCTCTTCAAGCGACCTATCGAACAAGGTGAATGTCGGAGCTGTAATCATAAGTGCTACGGGGGTGAGGTTTATCCCCATAACCAACGTCATCCCCTGCAACGTGTAAAGGTTTACCAACGGCTCCTCAAACCCGGTTAAACGCATGTAAGCCATGTTGACTAAGCCTGTCCTCGGGCTGAGCAAATAGGTCCAGCCAATGCTTTCTACGGAGGAGGGGATGGCGAAAGTGATTAAGGAGGCGTAAACGACGGTTTTTTTGAAGAACACATCTGTACGGGAGGCTAAGAATGCAAGAGTTGAGCCGACAACGGTGGCCAGCAGAGCGGACCCCGCGGCGAACACAAAAGTGTTTAACAAAACTGTTCCAAGATACTTGTCATTGAACAACTCAATATAGTTGGAAAAAGTCAAGTGGCCAGGTTTTCCGGGTGCTGAACTCCAAACAGTGCCAAAAAAGAGAAAGGCAGCCGGTTGGAGAACCAGAAAACCTCCTATGGTGAAGATTATGTAGGTTAGGAGTCTTGGGGTATACTGCTTTAGCCGCATTTTGTTCTACTTTGCGCCGAATCCCATGTCCTTAAACCTTGTAGCCCAGTCCCTGGCCTTTGCTATGGCCTCCTCGTCTGGATAGTTAACGATTTTCAGAGTAGGTGGAAAAAAGTTTTGGATGGTAAACTTTGCGGGTGTTTGTGGTCGAGCGGGAAACCTGACAGGTGTGTTGCCTATTATTGTTTGACCTTCTTGGGACAGTAGATAGTCGACTAGGAGCTTCGCTGAGTTGGGGTTTTTCGTTGTGTTTATTATGGCTACGTGGGCGAATGTTGTGAGTAACGGTACTTCGGATGGGAGGAAGTAGTCAACAGGGGCTCCCTGCATCTTCAGCCTAACGATGTCGTGAAGGTTTGCGATAAGGCCAATGTAGTATTCTCCGCTGGCAACTTTCTCAGCCACAGTCGCTGTCGAGATGTCGAGAACCGGCTTAACGTTTGTAGCCAGCCTTTCTATGAAACGATTCCACGCTGTTTCACCGATTATGTTTTTCAGCGTAACAAGATACTGTGTTCCCACTGTCCCGAGAGTTATGTCATGCATTATCACTTTACCTTGCCACTGTGGGTCTGTGAGCTGGTCCAGCGTTGAGGGGGGTTGTTTAACTTTGTCGGTGTTGTATGCGAAGGCTATAGGGAGGAGGACGAATGCTGTCCATTCTCCGTTCCTGTCCTTTAGCATCTCTGGGTATGAAGCTGCTGATGGCGAGACATAGGGCAGGTAGTGTTTTTCCTGCGCCAACCTTATTCCAGTTGTGTGAGAAATGACCACCAAATCCGCTGTAGGCTTGTTGGCGGATATCTCGCTAGTAACCCTTGTATACACCTCCGGGGGCCTCATAGACTCGTAGACCACCTGAATAAATGGATATTTTGCCTGAAAAGCGTCCAATGTTGATTTGATGTCGGCGTAGTCTACACTGCCGTAGACCACAAGCTTTCCGCTCTCCCTTCTCGCCGCTTCAATCTTTGCCTGTGTCTCCTCCCTTTCGGCGATAATTTTCTCAGCTTGCTGAGGAGATTCGATACCCGCGGCCTTGGCATAAAGTATGATGAGCTTCTCGAGGGAATCAAGACGGCTTTGAAGGTAATCGATTTTGGGCTGAATTTGTCTAACT
The sequence above is drawn from the Candidatus Caldarchaeum subterraneum genome and encodes:
- a CDS encoding methylated-DNA-[protein]-cysteine S-methyltransferase, with the translated sequence MCMLMVHFFNGPGKVSHVFDACVWKNGAGLKIIGWSCVVVFVREVVSVDCLMSPIGLVCFASTRRGVFRVVWGVGMNAFVRVLVREGVVVGDGAAEVNDLVKRQLGEYFEGVRRVFNVPIDLRVAGFAGKVLNVVASIPFGEVRSYRDVAVSVGSPKAYRAVGNAVARNPVPIIIPCHRVVKSDGSIGLYGGDENVKAWLLRHEGITLLPERLPALARLKIVK
- a CDS encoding iron complex ABC transporter substrate-binding protein; its protein translation is MVKGPAASILMMFSLVFKCQKNYDKRNINNTILQRFMAGAAAGKTPLLIAVVAVLISLLAAGYTASSLQMIQSDASSAAVRQIQPKIDYLQSRLDSLEKLIILYAKAAGIESPQQAEKIIAEREETQAKIEAARRESGKLVVYGSVDYADIKSTLDAFQAKYPFIQVVYESMRPPEVYTRVTSEISANKPTADLVVISHTTGIRLAQEKHYLPYVSPSAASYPEMLKDRNGEWTAFVLLPIAFAYNTDKVKQPPSTLDQLTDPQWQGKVIMHDITLGTVGTQYLVTLKNIIGETAWNRFIERLATNVKPVLDISTATVAEKVASGEYYIGLIANLHDIVRLKMQGAPVDYFLPSEVPLLTTFAHVAIINTTKNPNSAKLLVDYLLSQEGQTIIGNTPVRFPARPQTPAKFTIQNFFPPTLKIVNYPDEEAIAKARDWATRFKDMGFGAK
- a CDS encoding conserved hypothetical protein (sulfonate/nitrate/taurine ABC transporter substrate-binding protein); the protein is MEKILMPSVFSILLTGERILLGFNKFAFHWFFPELVALEHGFFGENGLRCELVELRGGGVEKSDLYVDALRTGKTDFYHCGEWVGVVRVLKNTAGKIVAQSKPAPGTLNSSFTIFVRQDSGISSPRDLAGKSIAVEAGTGSFYAARMDLEPYVKSEEIRLISVSEPHARLKALMDGRVSAASLLGPWTKIAVKLGLKPVLTTKRDNPTLLIVSDRLGDETVVRLIKSINKAVEKINSDPSAYSDLYMDYLRQVVDEGGLDSRWLDSLDKDSLVDRWSTWEPYSYSRLYQVSRWMLERGLVSTVPDNNVVRSLRI
- a CDS encoding quinoprotein alcohol dehydrogenase, producing the protein MRKCLRVSNLAMCGEIINARALLYPLFMVLFLKMAAAVLMALVLSYYNAHVGDGDWPNMNHDPYGTNYSPQQKITKDNVNRLDVVWSIEIPRFMDGLGYGVIGPPLVIDGVVYLATNTPSILAVEASNGRILWEYRPRLQKIPLTPPHIHGINYYNGFILYPSPDCSIKLVDASTGTEKASIDSICDNVPGNAGDYSVEAAPVMDVERNIIVWGPSAAGGTASGRGFVAGFSLNGTMLWRLFITPPAGGDQLWDFRYVVERGGRFFEGRAKGNVEPMLGDWGDLGLRDGRTRAGAGLSFGHISVDSESGVAYVSTSNPKPDWNATYRPGPNLYSSSVIAINITTGDMLWFYQVVSHDFYDHDCAWNTVLAKTLNMVIKGCKNGELVALNASNGDLLWRFNPQSLVKTIQPSIMKRWHNDPSDQSFLQCPGAFGGIESDIALAYGKVFVAVMNLCTVHVPTPVEQYGEVVKGSVYNIAPTPINTTIYAVDLSNGEVKWSFFVDSAYRGWLTATGGMVIASTVNRGMIFLDAETGKPIHSISLDGTLRTGAVVGRDGEGRYVILQLVEKQGQFGETGSKQFLVALSLGEERTEPWAITLIFIAAAVTLVFLKLRLRKRWTKLTPVSRLRKHMVLRG
- a CDS encoding ABC transporter ATP-binding protein, which codes for MRFSETLLDVLNLVKKFGRVIAVDGVTFNVEKGECLALLGPSGCGKTTTLRCVAGLEKADMGEIRIGDRVVFSKDTFLPPEKRGVGMVFQSYALWPHMTVFDNVAYPLKIRKYQKTEIKNRVSHALELVGLAGFENRYPSQLSGGQQQRVALARAIVYEPSLILLDEPLSNLDAKLREKMRVELKRLLKKIGLTTLYVTHDQEEAFVIADKVAVMNNGKIMQMGKPLEIYERPINSFVAEFIGRANLIEARVVERGDNSGMGLISLRKLGDIMLQCRVPEYIGTECIAVIRSNEIAIRSSGRENGLNTLTGHVSFIEFRGQYIDLRVDVGNGVEMVVSTHRFCGVANIEELSVGKKVHLYIEPDAITLTQ
- a CDS encoding iron complex ABC transporter permease, encoding MRLKQYTPRLLTYIIFTIGGFLVLQPAAFLFFGTVWSSAPGKPGHLTFSNYIELFNDKYLGTVLLNTFVFAAGSALLATVVGSTLAFLASRTDVFFKKTVVYASLITFAIPSSVESIGWTYLLSPRTGLVNMAYMRLTGFEEPLVNLYTLQGMTLVMGINLTPVALMITAPTFTLFDRSLEEIGRISGGGLFQVYKRIVLPLSAPSIASAFLYCFIVALEAFDTPAIIGIPSGVYVITTTIYSQLVSEVPPRYGSATAYATTLLTISILLIIVYNWFSKKADRYETLTGKTGIVAELSLGKYRPLGTLILIGYLLIHPIPLIATLAAASFQKYWNPEYLFTNITLDNYIKFFNYPTTSQAFVNSLVVSFSSTALAVGIGFLGTYFSVRRPIRGGRALTTLLSIPLAFPPIVLAVGIFWSVIYIDIGLYGTIWALVYAYSLRYIPLVIRFLSGSLLQIHRDLEDSAIVHGGGVFTTITRITIPLLRTAVSSAALYVFIRTITDLGVAVLLVTHNSTVLSTTLFALWNTGEKLTVVAGGLIYTTTLMCLLFIAHRFGFRIIREKTI
- a CDS encoding 3-oxoacyl-[acyl-carrier protein] reductase; translated protein: MSSPPLTELISLKGRKALVTGAASGIGRSVSERFAEAGASLVLVDINEPSLTSVASAIKDRYGVEVEAKKADLSRKREIDELWAGLKERAPDILVNNAGIYEFRDFLEVDEDFLERTLDVNLKSVFYMCQHMVRTRGDRGGVIVNVSSIEAVIHLVKGLTHYGVSKIGLVGLTRALAREYGGKGFRVNAVMPGGIHTPGTDKVRNEALKRLQLGFFITGMNFISRIPLKRLGEPDEVARVILFLASDLSSYVNGSVLVVDGGYLTD